In one window of Streptomyces sp. NBC_01224 DNA:
- a CDS encoding SURF1 family protein, with protein sequence MYRFLLTPRWWGINLFVVLAIPFCIFMGTWQLGRFEDRVQTHDAAEKQPAPGTRAAKPIDDLLPVDTVTSGRPATATGRYADQFLVPGRELDDKSGFYVLNMLRTDSGKALPVVRGWLPGKPGHTAVPAAPTGEVTVTGDLQASENAGTAGVDAAGGLPDGQLGMISAASLVNLVPYDVYDAWVTLQDAGSSGALRPVPAAVPQGTGLDLKAFQNLGYTGEWFVFAGFVLFMWFRLVRREAEATRDLKLGLVDGADSNADTDADADADADTGKDAGTNTGSTDPADSNVSAGTA encoded by the coding sequence GTGTACCGGTTCCTGCTGACCCCGCGATGGTGGGGAATCAACCTCTTCGTCGTGCTGGCCATCCCGTTCTGCATCTTCATGGGCACCTGGCAGCTCGGCCGCTTCGAGGACCGCGTGCAGACGCACGACGCCGCCGAGAAGCAGCCCGCCCCGGGCACGAGGGCCGCCAAGCCGATCGACGACCTCCTGCCCGTCGACACCGTGACCTCGGGCCGCCCCGCCACCGCCACCGGCCGGTACGCCGACCAGTTCCTGGTACCCGGCCGGGAGTTGGACGACAAGAGCGGCTTCTATGTCCTGAACATGCTCCGCACGGACAGCGGCAAGGCCCTGCCGGTGGTACGCGGCTGGCTCCCCGGCAAGCCCGGCCACACCGCCGTGCCCGCCGCACCGACCGGCGAGGTCACTGTGACCGGCGACCTCCAGGCGTCCGAGAACGCCGGCACCGCGGGCGTCGACGCGGCGGGCGGGCTCCCGGACGGTCAGCTAGGCATGATCAGCGCCGCGTCCCTGGTCAACCTCGTCCCGTACGACGTCTACGACGCATGGGTGACGCTCCAGGACGCCGGCTCCAGCGGCGCGCTGCGTCCCGTACCGGCCGCCGTACCGCAGGGCACCGGGCTCGATCTGAAAGCCTTCCAGAACCTCGGCTACACCGGCGAGTGGTTCGTCTTCGCCGGGTTCGTGCTCTTCATGTGGTTCCGGCTGGTCCGCCGCGAGGCCGAAGCGACGCGGGACCTGAAACTGGGCCTCGTCGACGGCGCGGATTCGAATGCGGACACGGATGCAGATGCAGATGCAGATGCAGATACGGGCAAGGATGCGGGCACGAACACCGGCTCCACCGATCCCGCCGACTCCAACGTGAGCGCCGGCACGGCCTGA
- a CDS encoding SDR family NAD(P)-dependent oxidoreductase — MSGPVVLITGALTGIGRATAFAYARQGANLVVSGRHEDVGEQLAVELSDLGAPAEFVRADVRFDAEVKDLVDRAVARFGRIDVAFNNAGTEGTPGPVTEVTDEAYQATFDTNVKGTLLCLKHEFRVMREQAGGSIVNVSSSFGLMGYPGATLYVGSKHAVVGITKAAALEGAAHGIRVNAVAPGYTRTAMYERFTGDDTARAEVDSVLPMHRAGAPEEIAEAVQFLGSDKASYVTGHILLVDGGLMAGGPLFPSS; from the coding sequence GTGTCTGGTCCCGTTGTCCTAATCACGGGCGCGCTTACCGGTATCGGCCGCGCCACCGCCTTCGCTTACGCCCGTCAAGGCGCGAACCTTGTGGTCTCCGGCCGCCACGAGGACGTGGGTGAGCAGCTTGCCGTGGAGCTCTCCGACCTCGGCGCCCCGGCCGAGTTCGTGCGTGCCGACGTCCGCTTCGACGCCGAGGTGAAGGACCTCGTCGACCGTGCGGTGGCACGGTTCGGGCGGATCGATGTCGCCTTCAACAACGCCGGCACCGAGGGAACACCCGGCCCTGTCACCGAAGTGACCGACGAGGCTTACCAGGCCACCTTCGATACCAACGTCAAGGGAACGCTGCTGTGCCTGAAGCACGAGTTCCGGGTCATGAGGGAACAGGCCGGCGGCAGCATCGTCAACGTCAGCTCCAGCTTCGGCCTGATGGGTTATCCCGGGGCGACCTTGTACGTGGGGAGCAAACACGCCGTCGTCGGCATCACCAAGGCGGCCGCACTCGAAGGCGCCGCCCACGGTATCCGGGTCAACGCGGTTGCGCCCGGCTACACCCGGACCGCTATGTACGAGCGGTTCACCGGCGACGACACGGCTCGTGCCGAGGTCGATTCGGTGCTGCCCATGCACCGGGCGGGTGCCCCTGAGGAGATCGCCGAGGCCGTCCAGTTCCTGGGTTCGGACAAGGCGAGCTACGTCACCGGGCACATCCTCCTTGTCGACGGCGGCCTCATGGCGGGCGGGCCCCTGTTCCCGAGCTCGTGA
- a CDS encoding S9 family peptidase: MTEITGSTAPTAPAATDSAPATASVPEWEQRFRAPRVSLPDWAEDAPDHALFVSNATGTYELYAWDRATGKQRQVTDRPNGTTDGVLTPDGESIWWFSDTDGDEFGVWMRQPFHGGEGEEAVDQPAAPGLGASYPAGLAIGRDGTAVVGRSTDEDGTTIHVVRPGAAPVEIYRHRESAGVGDLSYDGTLIALEHTEHGDAMHSALRVVRPDGSTVAELDDTEGGTKELGLSVLGFAPVAGDTRLLVGHQRRGRWEPMIWDPMTGTETDLAIDLPGDVGAEWYPDASALLIVHGFEARSDLWRYEPGAGSAPVRVDTPAGSVSGATARPDGTVEYLWSSAAQPPVIRSTSGAVVLDPPGLKAPASVPVEDVWVDGPGGRVHALVQRPAAPAEGPFPTVFEIHGGPTWHDSDAFASGPAAWVDHGYAVVRVNYRGSTGYGRAWTDALKHRVGLIELEDIAAVREWAVKSGLADPAKLVLAGGSWGGYLTLLGLGTQPDDWALGLAAVPVADYVTAYHDEMEDLKAMDRTLLGGTPEEVPERFEASSPLTYVDAVRAPVYISAGVNDPRCPIRQVENYVDRLKGRDAVHEVYQYDAGHGSLVVEERIKQIRLELDFAQRHLAPGSAPASSSLSGE, translated from the coding sequence ATGACTGAGATCACTGGCTCGACGGCCCCCACCGCACCGGCGGCGACCGATTCCGCTCCGGCGACCGCTTCCGTACCGGAGTGGGAGCAGCGTTTCCGGGCGCCGCGGGTGTCATTGCCCGACTGGGCGGAGGATGCGCCGGACCACGCGCTGTTCGTCTCCAATGCCACGGGGACGTACGAGCTGTACGCATGGGACCGCGCGACCGGCAAGCAGCGCCAGGTGACCGACCGGCCGAACGGGACGACTGACGGCGTGCTGACACCGGACGGCGAGTCGATCTGGTGGTTCAGCGACACCGACGGGGACGAGTTCGGCGTGTGGATGCGCCAGCCGTTCCACGGCGGCGAGGGCGAGGAGGCGGTGGACCAGCCGGCGGCACCCGGTCTCGGTGCCTCGTACCCGGCCGGGCTCGCGATCGGGCGTGACGGTACGGCGGTGGTCGGCCGTTCGACCGACGAGGACGGGACGACGATCCATGTCGTACGGCCCGGGGCCGCGCCCGTCGAGATCTACCGCCACCGCGAGTCGGCGGGCGTCGGTGACCTGTCGTACGACGGGACGCTGATCGCCCTGGAGCACACCGAGCACGGCGATGCGATGCACTCCGCGCTGCGCGTGGTGCGGCCCGACGGGTCGACGGTCGCCGAGCTGGACGACACCGAGGGCGGTACGAAGGAGCTGGGCCTGTCCGTGCTGGGCTTCGCCCCCGTCGCGGGGGACACGAGGCTGCTGGTCGGGCATCAGCGGCGGGGCCGCTGGGAGCCGATGATCTGGGATCCGATGACGGGCACGGAGACGGACCTCGCGATCGACCTGCCCGGTGATGTGGGCGCCGAGTGGTATCCGGACGCCTCCGCGCTGCTGATCGTGCATGGCTTCGAGGCCCGCAGCGACCTGTGGCGGTACGAGCCGGGGGCGGGCAGCGCTCCCGTCCGGGTGGATACCCCCGCGGGTTCGGTGTCGGGAGCCACGGCCCGGCCCGACGGCACGGTGGAGTACCTGTGGTCGTCGGCCGCGCAGCCGCCCGTCATCCGGTCCACCTCGGGTGCGGTGGTGCTCGATCCGCCCGGCTTGAAGGCGCCGGCGTCCGTGCCGGTGGAGGACGTGTGGGTGGACGGGCCCGGGGGCCGCGTCCACGCTCTCGTGCAGCGGCCGGCCGCCCCGGCGGAGGGCCCGTTTCCCACCGTCTTCGAGATCCACGGCGGCCCGACCTGGCACGACAGCGACGCCTTCGCCTCCGGCCCCGCCGCCTGGGTGGACCACGGCTACGCGGTCGTCCGGGTCAACTACCGGGGCTCCACCGGATACGGCCGCGCCTGGACGGACGCGCTCAAGCACCGGGTTGGTCTGATCGAGCTGGAGGACATCGCCGCGGTACGGGAGTGGGCGGTGAAGTCGGGGCTCGCGGACCCGGCGAAGCTGGTCCTGGCCGGTGGCTCCTGGGGCGGCTATCTGACTCTGCTCGGCCTCGGTACGCAGCCGGACGACTGGGCCCTGGGCCTGGCGGCGGTCCCGGTCGCCGACTACGTCACGGCGTATCACGACGAGATGGAGGACCTGAAGGCGATGGACCGCACACTGCTGGGCGGCACGCCGGAGGAGGTTCCCGAGCGCTTCGAGGCCTCGTCCCCGCTGACGTACGTCGACGCCGTGCGGGCGCCGGTCTACATCTCGGCGGGCGTCAACGACCCGCGCTGCCCGATCCGCCAGGTCGAGAATTACGTGGACCGGCTGAAGGGCCGTGACGCGGTGCACGAGGTCTACCAGTACGACGCGGGACACGGTTCGCTCGTCGTGGAGGAGCGGATCAAGCAGATCCGGCTGGAACTCGACTTCGCCCAGCGCCACCTGGCCCCGGGCAGCGCCCCCGCCTCTTCGAGCCTGTCCGGCGAATAG
- a CDS encoding class I SAM-dependent methyltransferase: MNAPTPADWHEANRAHWDERVPIHAGSDFYDLDSFRAGKDALRDFELAEVGDVTGKSLLHLQCHIGVDTLSWARHGAAHVVGLDFSEPAVETARGLARELGFTQDRAAFVAADVHDAAQAVPDSSYDIVYTGVGALNWLPDTRRWAETAASLVAPGGFLYLAEFHPLTDCLDDSTGAKVVHDYFSRDAWVDETPGTYADFDAPTVHNRSVEWQHPIGDVVSALAAAGLRIDFLHEHDVSLFARFPALERHGDGFYRFPADRPRIPLMYSVKASRPAGS; the protein is encoded by the coding sequence ATGAATGCACCGACCCCTGCCGACTGGCACGAGGCCAACCGCGCGCACTGGGACGAGCGGGTTCCCATCCACGCCGGGAGCGACTTCTACGACCTGGATTCCTTCCGCGCCGGCAAGGACGCCCTGCGCGACTTCGAACTCGCCGAGGTCGGGGACGTCACGGGCAAGTCGTTGCTGCATCTGCAGTGCCACATCGGGGTCGACACCCTCTCCTGGGCCCGGCACGGCGCCGCACACGTCGTCGGTCTGGACTTCTCCGAACCGGCCGTGGAGACCGCGCGCGGCCTGGCCCGCGAGCTGGGGTTCACCCAGGACCGGGCGGCGTTCGTCGCCGCCGATGTCCATGACGCCGCGCAGGCCGTCCCGGACTCGTCGTACGACATCGTCTACACCGGCGTCGGCGCGCTGAACTGGCTGCCCGACACCCGGCGCTGGGCCGAGACCGCCGCATCGCTCGTGGCGCCCGGCGGCTTCCTCTACCTCGCGGAGTTCCATCCGCTCACGGACTGCCTCGACGACTCGACCGGCGCGAAGGTCGTCCACGACTACTTCAGCCGCGACGCATGGGTGGACGAGACGCCGGGCACGTACGCGGACTTCGACGCTCCGACCGTCCACAACCGCAGCGTCGAATGGCAGCACCCGATCGGCGACGTGGTGTCGGCGCTGGCCGCCGCCGGGCTGCGGATCGATTTCCTGCACGAGCACGACGTCTCGCTCTTCGCCCGTTTCCCGGCGCTGGAGCGGCACGGCGACGGCTTCTACCGCTTCCCCGCCGACCGTCCACGCATCCCGCTGATGTACTCGGTCAAGGCGTCGCGCCCGGCCGGCTCCTGA
- a CDS encoding nuclear transport factor 2 family protein, giving the protein MTTTADLRTAVKTYWTAADNRDWDTFATTLADEVLYDLPQTRERVRGKERYVRFNREYPGDRHVRVERVVADQEGRQVAVRTLFTVGPQELHAIHFFTFDAEGRISEITDFRPEPYEPPAGREHLVERY; this is encoded by the coding sequence ATGACCACGACTGCTGATCTGCGCACCGCGGTGAAGACGTACTGGACCGCGGCCGACAACCGCGACTGGGACACCTTCGCCACGACGCTCGCCGACGAGGTGCTGTACGACCTGCCGCAGACTCGCGAACGCGTCCGCGGGAAGGAGCGGTACGTGCGGTTCAACCGTGAGTACCCGGGGGACCGGCACGTCCGCGTCGAACGGGTCGTGGCCGACCAGGAGGGGCGGCAGGTCGCTGTCCGGACGCTTTTCACGGTCGGCCCGCAGGAGTTGCACGCCATCCACTTCTTCACGTTCGACGCGGAGGGGCGGATCAGCGAGATCACCGACTTCCGGCCCGAGCCGTACGAGCCCCCGGCGGGCCGGGAGCACCTCGTCGAGCGGTACTGA
- a CDS encoding winged helix-turn-helix transcriptional regulator — MSTAQEPHAPTVPAFSLPGRPCSAAAALHVVGEKWALLAVREIFFGNHRFEAIARNTGAPRDRLAARLRSLEQAGVVERRPYNERPPRYEYHLTESGRDLAPVIRALLDWGDRWVLEEQPVVMIHEPAAEAGREDSHAHDLDATWICRTCGEEVVMNTLTIDVRAPGWDREGPKESRPTGD; from the coding sequence ATGAGTACTGCACAGGAACCCCACGCCCCCACCGTCCCGGCGTTCTCGCTGCCCGGCCGGCCGTGCTCGGCCGCCGCCGCACTGCATGTGGTGGGTGAGAAATGGGCGCTGCTCGCGGTGCGCGAGATCTTCTTCGGCAACCACCGGTTCGAGGCGATCGCCCGCAACACCGGCGCGCCCCGGGACCGCCTCGCGGCCCGGCTGCGCTCACTGGAGCAGGCAGGGGTGGTCGAGCGACGGCCCTACAACGAACGGCCGCCGCGCTACGAGTACCACCTGACCGAGTCCGGTCGTGATCTCGCTCCGGTGATCCGGGCCCTGCTGGACTGGGGCGACCGGTGGGTGCTGGAGGAGCAGCCGGTGGTCATGATCCATGAACCGGCGGCGGAGGCCGGTCGCGAGGACTCGCACGCGCACGATCTCGATGCGACGTGGATCTGCCGCACGTGCGGCGAAGAGGTCGTGATGAACACGCTGACGATCGATGTCCGCGCCCCCGGGTGGGACCGCGAGGGGCCCAAGGAATCACGCCCGACCGGCGATTGA
- a CDS encoding MFS transporter, whose translation MRVGESNSPPSVVASATDRAAAPASSRATVWIISAGVFVVNLDLFIVNVAVPALGDAFDGSSLASLSWVLNAYAIVFAALLVVAGRLADRYGHRRGFLLGLAVFTAASALCAVAPDVGWLVAARVLQAVGAAALMPTSLALLLVNTPAERRPRAIRSWAAIGGIAAGLGPVVGGVLVEADWRWVFLVNVPVGAIGLIAGARWLPDARPHRAGPFPDLFGAVLLTLAIGALALALVKADAWGWSSPGVLGTLVATAVLTAGFWLRSARHPAPVVELPMLRTRAFATATLAALLFTAAFAAMLLTSVLWCQQVWGYSAIRTGLAIAPGPLVVPALAVLSGPVVSRIGAGRTAALGCLLFAVGLAWWAVALDTAPHYASGFLPGMMITGIGVGFALPTLVGAAAAALPPTRFATGSAVTTMARQTGSVLGVALMVTLLGAPDGPAEALDAFRHGWWVAAATAVVAAATALALHRRPAAARA comes from the coding sequence ATGAGAGTTGGAGAATCAAACTCACCCCCTTCTGTGGTTGCCTCCGCGACTGACCGCGCGGCTGCCCCGGCCTCCTCCCGTGCCACCGTCTGGATCATTTCGGCCGGTGTCTTCGTCGTGAATCTCGACCTGTTCATCGTCAATGTCGCGGTCCCCGCCCTCGGCGACGCCTTCGACGGCAGCTCGCTCGCCTCGCTGTCCTGGGTGCTCAACGCGTACGCGATCGTCTTCGCCGCTCTGCTCGTCGTCGCGGGCCGGCTCGCCGACCGGTACGGACACCGCCGAGGCTTCCTTCTCGGTCTTGCGGTCTTCACCGCCGCCTCCGCGCTCTGCGCAGTCGCCCCCGACGTCGGCTGGCTGGTGGCCGCCCGCGTCCTGCAGGCCGTCGGAGCCGCCGCCCTCATGCCGACGTCGCTCGCCCTGCTGCTCGTCAACACTCCGGCAGAGCGCCGCCCCCGGGCCATCCGCAGTTGGGCGGCGATCGGCGGCATCGCGGCCGGTCTGGGGCCGGTGGTCGGTGGCGTACTCGTGGAAGCGGACTGGCGCTGGGTCTTCCTCGTCAATGTGCCGGTCGGTGCGATCGGCCTGATCGCGGGCGCCCGGTGGCTGCCCGATGCCCGCCCACACCGCGCGGGTCCCTTCCCGGACCTCTTCGGTGCCGTTCTGCTCACCCTCGCCATCGGCGCACTGGCGCTCGCCCTGGTCAAGGCCGATGCCTGGGGCTGGAGTTCGCCGGGTGTCCTTGGCACGCTGGTTGCGACCGCCGTCCTCACCGCGGGCTTCTGGCTGCGCTCCGCCCGGCACCCGGCCCCGGTCGTCGAACTGCCGATGCTGCGTACCCGGGCCTTCGCGACGGCCACCCTCGCAGCTCTGCTCTTCACCGCCGCGTTCGCGGCGATGCTGCTGACGTCGGTGCTCTGGTGCCAGCAGGTGTGGGGGTATTCGGCGATCCGTACCGGACTCGCCATCGCACCGGGGCCGTTGGTCGTACCCGCGCTCGCCGTCCTCTCGGGTCCGGTCGTCAGCCGCATCGGAGCGGGCCGCACCGCCGCACTCGGCTGCCTGCTGTTCGCTGTCGGGCTGGCCTGGTGGGCCGTCGCGCTCGATACGGCTCCGCACTACGCGAGCGGTTTCCTCCCCGGCATGATGATCACCGGCATCGGCGTCGGCTTCGCCCTCCCCACCCTGGTCGGCGCGGCCGCTGCGGCTCTCCCGCCCACCCGTTTCGCCACCGGATCAGCGGTCACCACGATGGCACGCCAGACCGGTTCGGTGTTGGGTGTCGCCCTGATGGTCACGCTGCTCGGCGCCCCTGACGGACCGGCCGAGGCGCTCGACGCATTCCGGCACGGCTGGTGGGTGGCCGCAGCCACCGCCGTAGTCGCCGCTGCGACCGCCCTCGCCCTGCACCGGCGGCCCGCCGCTGCCCGCGCCTGA
- a CDS encoding SGNH/GDSL hydrolase family protein, protein MSVRRFWTSASTLVLAAVAALGVAQPASASSAAAGGYVALGDSYSSGVGAGSYLSDSGDCRRSTKAYPYLWAAANSPSSFAFVACSGATTSSVAGSQLGALSSSTGLVSVTAGGNDAGFADVMQDCVLSSEATCLSSVSSAVSQMQNSLPSGLRSLYGSIRSRAPQAHVVVLGYPRFYQLSGSCIAGLSEKERAAINNASDVLNGVIAKQAADAGFTFSSVVDEFTGHELCSGDAWLNSVTLPVYNSYHPKAAGQSGGYLPAFRSAA, encoded by the coding sequence ATGTCAGTACGGAGATTCTGGACGTCCGCATCCACTCTGGTCCTCGCCGCCGTGGCCGCTCTGGGCGTCGCCCAGCCGGCCTCGGCATCCTCGGCCGCCGCCGGCGGGTACGTCGCACTCGGCGACTCGTACTCGTCCGGCGTCGGCGCGGGGAGCTATCTCTCCGACAGCGGCGACTGCCGCCGCAGCACCAAGGCCTACCCCTACCTCTGGGCAGCTGCGAACTCACCTTCCTCTTTCGCCTTCGTCGCCTGTTCGGGCGCCACGACGAGTTCGGTGGCCGGCAGCCAGCTGGGCGCACTGAGCTCGTCCACCGGCCTGGTCAGCGTCACGGCGGGCGGCAACGACGCCGGCTTCGCCGATGTCATGCAGGACTGCGTGCTGTCCAGCGAGGCCACCTGCCTGAGCAGCGTGAGCTCGGCCGTGTCGCAGATGCAGAACTCACTTCCGTCCGGCCTGCGTTCGCTCTACGGATCCATCCGGTCACGGGCCCCGCAGGCACATGTCGTGGTGCTGGGATACCCGCGCTTCTACCAGCTGAGCGGCAGCTGCATCGCCGGGCTCTCGGAGAAGGAGCGGGCGGCCATCAACAACGCGTCCGACGTCCTGAACGGTGTCATCGCCAAGCAGGCGGCCGACGCCGGGTTCACGTTCTCCAGCGTGGTGGACGAGTTCACCGGGCATGAGCTGTGCTCCGGTGACGCATGGCTCAACAGTGTGACGCTCCCCGTCTACAACTCGTACCACCCCAAGGCCGCCGGACAGTCGGGCGGCTATCTTCCGGCCTTCCGCTCGGCCGCGTAG
- a CDS encoding FBP domain-containing protein: MEPLSEKQIRSSFVNCTKGEAARLRLPLDFAELPWEDLDFLGWVDPGAPLRAHLVVPRAQGPLGISLRVPSVRRTSAVKSSMCQICLTNHASSGVTLLAAPLAGARGREGNTVGIYICADLACPLYLRGKRQPKLRSGRYEESLTLDERLERMAGNLDAFTAKVTDT, translated from the coding sequence GTGGAACCGCTCAGCGAGAAACAGATCCGCTCATCCTTCGTGAATTGCACCAAGGGTGAGGCGGCGCGGCTGCGGCTGCCGCTCGACTTCGCCGAACTGCCCTGGGAGGACCTGGACTTCTTGGGATGGGTGGATCCGGGAGCGCCGCTGCGGGCACACCTCGTGGTGCCACGGGCACAGGGTCCGCTGGGGATATCTCTGCGCGTACCCTCCGTGAGGCGAACCAGCGCCGTGAAGTCCAGCATGTGCCAGATCTGTCTGACAAATCACGCCTCCTCCGGGGTCACCCTGCTCGCTGCCCCCTTGGCGGGCGCCCGGGGCCGCGAGGGCAACACGGTCGGTATATACATCTGCGCGGACCTCGCCTGCCCCCTGTATCTGCGGGGCAAGCGGCAGCCGAAGCTGCGTTCCGGGCGGTACGAGGAGTCCCTGACGCTGGACGAGCGCCTCGAGCGCATGGCGGGCAACCTGGATGCCTTCACGGCCAAGGTCACCGACACGTGA
- a CDS encoding Pycsar system effector family protein, with protein sequence MSREESRAEAAKIAWQIHASLHESTRTVDAKASFALAMESAALAGIAALSGSGRSLDRVTGVAEVILWLGVALIGLSAVLAVLVVIPRHNGQGRSPNPGEDEFLFYGHLRHWTPDDLAQRLARADPLPTLSRQLVVMSAIAWTKHRRVQQSLLLAVIGSLSVAVVVALA encoded by the coding sequence GTGTCGCGGGAAGAGTCCCGGGCTGAGGCGGCGAAGATCGCCTGGCAGATCCACGCCTCGCTCCACGAGTCGACCCGCACGGTGGATGCCAAGGCGTCCTTCGCCCTGGCCATGGAGTCCGCCGCCCTCGCCGGAATTGCCGCGCTGTCCGGCAGTGGCCGCTCCCTCGACCGCGTGACCGGCGTCGCCGAGGTCATCCTCTGGCTGGGAGTAGCCCTCATCGGGCTCTCTGCGGTCCTCGCCGTTCTCGTCGTCATCCCTCGCCACAACGGCCAGGGCCGCTCGCCCAACCCTGGCGAGGACGAGTTCCTCTTCTACGGCCATCTGCGCCACTGGACCCCCGACGACCTCGCCCAGCGGCTCGCCCGCGCCGATCCTTTGCCCACCCTCAGCCGCCAGCTCGTTGTCATGAGCGCGATCGCCTGGACGAAGCACAGGCGTGTCCAGCAATCGCTGCTGCTGGCCGTCATCGGTAGTCTGTCGGTCGCCGTCGTTGTCGCTCTCGCCTGA
- a CDS encoding Crp/Fnr family transcriptional regulator, producing MDSAPHHRPRRMPFWSLLDDAARVQLRDIGSMVAFPPKDTLLRQYDLTDHLLVVRRGCAKVAANSAGGYQAVLAIRNAGDLLGEQAALDGGPRSATLTSLTRVEALMIPSSLFRAAARSTPVIAFALQQVLSERLREADGHRAAAGSEAVQARLAALLLELGGEYGRPEGNGSVLITLPLSQDDFAGLVLSSRRTVSRVFEQWRGRGWVTTGRNKLTIDRPDELKRLSSSGY from the coding sequence GTGGACAGCGCACCCCACCACCGCCCGCGCCGGATGCCCTTCTGGTCGCTGCTTGACGACGCCGCCAGGGTCCAACTGCGCGACATCGGCAGCATGGTTGCCTTCCCGCCCAAGGACACCCTGCTGCGGCAGTACGACCTCACTGACCATTTGCTCGTTGTCCGGCGCGGCTGCGCCAAGGTTGCCGCCAACTCCGCCGGGGGCTACCAGGCTGTGCTCGCCATCCGCAACGCCGGGGACCTGCTGGGCGAGCAGGCCGCACTGGACGGCGGACCGCGCTCCGCCACACTCACCTCGCTGACTCGGGTCGAGGCCCTGATGATCCCCTCGTCCCTGTTCCGTGCCGCCGCCCGGTCCACGCCTGTCATCGCGTTCGCGCTCCAGCAGGTGCTCTCCGAGCGCCTGCGCGAGGCGGACGGACACCGGGCCGCCGCCGGTTCCGAAGCCGTCCAGGCCAGGCTTGCCGCACTGCTGCTGGAGCTCGGTGGGGAGTACGGGCGCCCCGAGGGGAATGGATCCGTCCTCATCACCCTGCCGCTGTCCCAGGACGACTTCGCCGGACTCGTCCTCAGCTCCCGGCGGACGGTCAGCCGTGTCTTTGAGCAGTGGCGTGGGCGCGGATGGGTGACGACGGGACGCAACAAGCTGACTATCGACCGGCCGGATGAACTGAAACGGCTGAGCAGCTCCGGGTATTAG